In Chiloscyllium punctatum isolate Juve2018m chromosome 10, sChiPun1.3, whole genome shotgun sequence, a single window of DNA contains:
- the LOC140482458 gene encoding tubulin alpha-1D chain-like, with amino-acid sequence MRECISIHVGQAGVQMGNACWELYCLEHGIQPDGQMPSDKTIGGGDDSFNTFFSETGAGKHVPRAVFVDLEPTVIDEIRSGTYRQLFHPEQLITGKEDAANNYARGHYTIGKELIDLVLDKLRKLADQCTGLQGFLIFHSFGGGTGSGFTSLLMERLSVDYGKKSKLEFAIYPAPQISTAVVEPYNSILTTHTTLEHSDCAFMVDNEAIYDICRRNLDIERPTYTNLNRLIGQIVSSITVSLRFDGALNVDLTEFQTNLVPYPRIHFPLATYAPVTSSEKAYHEQLSVAEITNACFEPANQMVKCDPRHGKYMACCLLYRGDVVPKDVNAAIATIKTKRSIQFVDWCPTGFKVGINYQPPTVVPGGDLAKVQRAVCMLSNTTAIAEAWARLDHKFDLMYAKRAFVHWYVGEGMEEGEFSEAREDMAALEKDYEEVGADSVEDQGEEEEEY; translated from the exons CGTGAATGTATTTCTATCCATGTTGGCCAGGCTGGTGTCCAGATGGGCAATGCCTGCTGGGAGCTGTACTGTTTGGAACATGGTATCCAGCCTGATGGGCAGATGCCCAGTGACAAGACCATTGGAGGGGGAGATGACTCCTTCAACACCTTCTTCAGTGAGACTGGTGCAGGAAAACACGTCCCACGTGCTGTCTTTGTTGACTTGGAACCAACTGTTATTG ATGAGATTCGTAGTGGTACCTATCGGCAGCTATTTCACCCTGAACAGCTCATCACCGGGAAGGAAGATGCTGCCAATAACTATGCCCGTGGGCACTACACCATCGGGAAGGAGCTTATTGACTTGGTCCTTGACAAGCTCCGTAAACTT GCTGACCAATGCACGGGGCTCCAGGGTTTCCTCATTTTTCACAGCTTCGGTGGAGGCACTGGCTCTGGGTTCACATCCCTGCTGATGGAACGTCTCTCTGTCGACTATGGCAAGAAATCCAAACTTGAATTTGCCATCTACCCAGCTCCTCAAATCTCCACAGCTGTGGTTGAACCTTACAACTCTATCCTGACGACACACACCACTCTCGAACACTCAGACTGTGCCTTCATGGTGGACAATGAAGCTATCTATGATATATGCCGCAGAAACCTGGACATTGAACGCCCAACCTACACCAATTTGAACCGACTCATTGGTCAGATTGTGTCCTCCATCACAGTATCCCTTCGCTTTGATGGGGCTTTGAATGTTGATCTGACAGAGTTTCAGACCAATTTAGTTCCCTATCCACGtatccatttccctctggctactTATGCCCCTGTAACCTCATCTGAGAAAGCTTACCATGAGCAGCTCTCTGTGGCTGAGATCACCAATGCCTGCTTTGAGCCAGCAAACCAGATGGTCAAGTGTGACCCTCGCCACGGCAAGTACATGGCTTGCTGCCTGCTCTACCGTGGTGATGTAGTGCCAAAAGACGTCAATGCTGCTATTGCCACCATCAAGACCAAACGCAGCATCCAGTTTGTGGACTGGTGCCCAACTGGCTTCAAGGTTGGCATTAACTACCAGCCCCCCACAGTGGTGCCTGGTGGGGACTTGGCCAAAGTGCAGCGAGCTGTGTGTATGCTGAGCAACACCACAGCCATCGCTGAAGCCTGGGCTCGACTAGACCACAAGTTTGATCTGATGTACGCCAAGCGCGCCTTTGTGCATTGGTACGTGGGTGAGGGGATGGAGGAAGGGGAGTTCTCGGAGGCCCGTGAAGACATGGCTGCCTTGGAGAAAGATTATGAAGAGGTTGGCGCTGATAGTGTTGAGGATCAaggtgaagaagaagaagaataTTAG